The nucleotide window GTTTGGGAAACGGCTGTCTTTTACCATTTCATTCACACCGTCATGCTGTTTGTGCTGGCGGAGCGGAAGCCGCTGGCTGTGGGACCGTGGTGGTGTTTCCTGGCGGGCATCGTCATTTTCTCCGGCTCGCTTT belongs to Terriglobia bacterium and includes:
- a CDS encoding DUF423 domain-containing protein; translation: VWETAVFYHFIHTVMLFVLAERKPLAVGPWWCFLAGIVIFSGSLYLLAATNVRWLGAVTPIGGASFLAGWLWLAITAAHGKD